A single region of the Kocuria rosea genome encodes:
- a CDS encoding enoyl-CoA hydratase/isomerase family protein, with product MTDTATTGTAQHVLTEVRNGTGHIVLNRPRQLNALTAQMYRDLKTALDAWRDDDAVRHVLVTSASPRAWCAGGDIREVRDAVLAGRTEEATGVFAVEYALDCLIADYPKPYVALMNGICMGGGMGISVHGSHRVVGPSTVMAMPETKIGFFTDIGASWFLPRVSRPDHRGEPGLAVGRWLALGGQRLGGADAVALGLADVLVADEDFEALAGAVVEEGPEDALSRFAREPEPSSVVARWEEIEERYGAPTLEQIVAAAPEDLAGMSPSSLVRTFELLERGAADDSVRSCLERELRLAADTIARPDFAEGVRAVLVDKDNRPAWEHASVTDVDVAAVRAVLDEKLPLPR from the coding sequence ATGACCGACACTGCCACGACCGGCACCGCGCAGCACGTCCTGACCGAGGTCCGCAACGGCACCGGGCACATCGTGCTCAACCGGCCCCGTCAGCTCAACGCCCTCACCGCACAGATGTACCGGGACCTCAAGACCGCGCTCGACGCGTGGCGGGACGACGACGCCGTGCGCCACGTGCTCGTCACCTCGGCCTCCCCGCGGGCGTGGTGCGCCGGCGGCGACATCCGGGAGGTCCGCGACGCCGTGCTCGCCGGGCGGACGGAGGAGGCCACGGGGGTGTTCGCCGTCGAGTACGCCCTCGACTGCCTGATCGCGGACTACCCCAAGCCCTACGTGGCGCTCATGAACGGGATCTGCATGGGCGGCGGCATGGGCATCTCCGTGCACGGTTCCCACCGCGTGGTAGGTCCCTCCACGGTCATGGCGATGCCCGAGACGAAGATCGGCTTCTTCACCGACATCGGCGCCTCCTGGTTCCTGCCGCGCGTCTCCCGGCCGGACCACCGCGGCGAACCGGGCCTGGCCGTGGGCCGCTGGCTCGCCCTCGGCGGGCAGCGGCTCGGCGGCGCGGACGCCGTCGCCCTCGGGCTGGCCGACGTCCTCGTGGCGGACGAGGACTTCGAGGCCCTCGCCGGGGCCGTGGTGGAGGAGGGCCCGGAGGACGCCCTCTCCCGCTTCGCGCGCGAGCCCGAGCCGTCCTCCGTGGTGGCGCGGTGGGAGGAGATCGAGGAGCGCTACGGCGCCCCGACCCTCGAGCAGATCGTCGCCGCCGCGCCGGAGGACCTCGCGGGGATGAGCCCCTCCTCGCTGGTGCGCACCTTCGAGCTGCTGGAGCGCGGCGCGGCCGACGACAGCGTGCGCTCCTGCCTCGAGCGGGAGCTGCGCCTCGCCGCGGACACGATCGCCCGCCCCGACTTCGCCGAGGGCGTGCGGGCGGTCCTCGTGGACAAGGACAACCGGCCGGCCTGGGAGCACGCCTCCGTCACGGACGTCGACGTCGCGGCCGTCCGGGCCGTGCTCGACGAGAAGCTGCCGCTGCCCCGCTGA
- a CDS encoding glyceraldehyde-3-phosphate dehydrogenase gives MSTPESWADRESLAEGIVPLVGRLHRENKVVPTVYGRSLVHKSVTQIIKAHRFARRIDGEELPLEDTTRLLEAMSGLNLGTCAVDLGKLNRLAQESDQDLESFLREELAPVVDRRAQNSPESQDVVLYGFGRIGRLLARILINRNDGTGLNLRAVVVRKKPGNDLVKRASLLRRDSVHGKFDGTIHVDEENDVITANGVAIKFIYANDPTEIDYTAYGIDNAIVVDNTGVWRDEAGLSKHLQAKGVAKVLLTAPGKGDLKNIVCGVNDDVITPEDTILSAASCTTNAITPVVKVLHDKYGIAQGHVETVHSYTNDQNLIDNWHKGDRRGRSAALNMVITETGAAKAVAKALPEMAGKLTGNAIRVPTPDVSMAILNLQLEQAPESEDAVNQYLKDISLNSSLRKQIDYTDSPEIVSTDFVGSRRAGVVDGLATIVNGSSLVLYVWYDNEFGYSCQVVRVLARMADIAMPQFPAERVAVGTASIPG, from the coding sequence TTGAGCACTCCTGAAAGCTGGGCCGACCGCGAGTCGCTCGCCGAGGGCATCGTCCCCCTGGTCGGACGCCTGCACCGTGAGAACAAGGTCGTGCCGACGGTCTACGGCCGCTCCCTGGTGCACAAGTCCGTCACCCAGATCATCAAGGCGCACCGCTTCGCCCGCCGGATCGACGGCGAGGAGCTGCCCCTCGAGGACACGACCCGCCTGCTCGAGGCCATGTCCGGGCTGAACCTCGGCACCTGCGCGGTGGACCTCGGCAAGCTCAACCGGCTCGCCCAGGAGTCGGACCAGGACCTCGAGTCGTTCCTGCGCGAGGAGCTCGCCCCCGTGGTGGACCGCAGGGCCCAGAACTCCCCGGAGTCCCAGGACGTGGTGCTCTACGGGTTCGGCCGCATCGGCCGCCTGCTCGCCCGCATCCTCATCAACCGCAACGACGGCACCGGCCTGAACCTGCGCGCCGTCGTGGTGCGCAAGAAGCCGGGCAACGACCTGGTCAAGCGCGCCTCCCTCCTGCGCCGCGACTCGGTGCACGGGAAGTTCGACGGGACCATCCACGTCGACGAGGAGAACGACGTCATCACGGCCAACGGGGTGGCCATCAAGTTCATCTACGCGAACGACCCCACCGAGATCGACTACACCGCCTACGGGATCGACAACGCGATCGTCGTGGACAACACGGGCGTGTGGCGCGACGAGGCCGGGCTCTCGAAGCACCTGCAGGCCAAGGGCGTGGCCAAGGTGCTGCTCACCGCACCGGGCAAGGGCGACCTGAAGAACATCGTGTGCGGGGTCAACGACGACGTCATCACCCCGGAGGACACCATCCTGTCCGCCGCGTCCTGCACCACCAACGCGATCACCCCGGTCGTGAAGGTCCTGCACGACAAGTACGGCATCGCGCAGGGCCACGTGGAGACGGTCCACTCCTACACCAACGACCAGAACCTCATCGACAACTGGCACAAGGGCGACCGCCGGGGCCGCTCCGCCGCCCTCAACATGGTCATCACCGAGACCGGCGCCGCGAAGGCCGTGGCCAAGGCCCTGCCGGAGATGGCCGGCAAGCTGACGGGCAACGCGATCCGCGTCCCCACCCCGGACGTGTCCATGGCCATCCTCAACCTGCAGCTCGAGCAGGCCCCGGAGTCCGAGGACGCGGTCAACCAGTACCTGAAGGACATCTCGCTGAACTCGTCCCTGCGCAAGCAGATCGACTACACCGACTCCCCCGAGATCGTGTCCACCGACTTCGTGGGCTCCCGCCGCGCGGGCGTCGTCGACGGTCTCGCGACGATCGTCAACGGCAGCTCGCTGGTGCTCTACGTCTGGTACGACAACGAGTTCGGCTACTCCTGCCAGGTCGTGCGGGTGCTCGCCCGGATGGCCGACATCGCGATGCCGCAGTTCCCGGCCGAGCGGGTCGCGGTCGGCACGGCGTCGATCCCCGGCTGA
- a CDS encoding GH1 family beta-glucosidase, with the protein MPNNAEDAAVHHRSWPEGFLWGSATAAAQVEGAGHEGGKEDSVWDAFARLPGAVANGDTLEDAVQHYHRMPEDVRIMKELGLGSYRFSTSWARVRPGDRAPNPEGLDFYSRLVDELLEAGILPWLTLYHWDLPQALEEKGGWAHRDTAHRFLEYADDVHSVLGDRVRHWTTFNEPFCSSLLGYAAGVHAPGRQDPRAAVAAVHHQHLAHGLAVEHLRSRGAEHLGITLNLSNSIPRDPSDPVDLDAARRFDSLQNRLFLDPILRGAYPEDTLADLDRFGLRDLVRDGDLATIGAPLDFLGVNHYHDDLISGHPESSGGDGHSGGASRPTSSCWIGSEDIAFPSRGLPRTAMDWEVNPDGLRKLLVRLGEEYPALPPLYVTENGAAYDDVVSDDGAVHDTERTEFVLGHIAAVGEAIDQGADVRGYFVWSLLDNFEWSWGYGKRFGVVRVDYGTFERTVKDSGRAYAGVIAAAADRTPVAPSTGA; encoded by the coding sequence ATGCCGAACAACGCAGAAGACGCAGCCGTGCACCACCGCAGCTGGCCCGAGGGCTTCCTCTGGGGCTCGGCCACCGCCGCGGCCCAGGTGGAGGGCGCCGGGCACGAGGGCGGCAAGGAGGACTCCGTCTGGGACGCCTTCGCCCGTCTGCCGGGCGCCGTGGCCAACGGCGACACCCTGGAGGACGCCGTGCAGCACTACCACCGGATGCCCGAGGACGTGCGGATCATGAAGGAGCTCGGGCTCGGCTCCTACCGCTTCTCCACGAGCTGGGCGCGGGTGCGTCCCGGTGACCGGGCCCCGAACCCCGAGGGCCTGGACTTCTACTCCCGCCTGGTCGACGAGCTGCTCGAGGCCGGCATCCTGCCCTGGCTGACCCTGTACCACTGGGACCTGCCGCAGGCGCTCGAGGAGAAGGGCGGGTGGGCCCACCGGGACACCGCGCACCGTTTCCTCGAGTACGCCGACGACGTGCACTCGGTGCTCGGCGACCGGGTGCGGCACTGGACCACGTTCAACGAGCCCTTCTGCTCGTCGCTGCTCGGCTACGCGGCCGGGGTCCACGCGCCCGGCCGGCAGGACCCCCGGGCCGCCGTCGCCGCCGTGCACCACCAGCACCTGGCCCACGGCCTCGCGGTCGAGCACCTGCGGTCCCGCGGTGCCGAGCACCTGGGCATCACCCTCAACCTCAGCAACTCGATCCCCCGAGACCCCTCGGACCCGGTGGACCTCGACGCCGCCCGGCGGTTCGACTCCCTGCAGAACCGCCTCTTCCTGGACCCCATCCTGCGCGGCGCGTACCCCGAGGACACCCTCGCGGACCTGGACCGGTTCGGCCTCCGCGATCTCGTCCGGGACGGTGACCTCGCGACCATCGGGGCGCCCCTCGACTTCCTCGGCGTGAACCACTACCACGACGACCTCATCAGCGGGCACCCGGAGTCCTCCGGCGGCGACGGCCACTCCGGCGGCGCCAGCCGCCCCACGTCCTCATGCTGGATCGGCTCCGAGGACATCGCGTTCCCGAGCCGCGGCCTGCCGCGCACGGCGATGGACTGGGAGGTGAACCCGGACGGGCTGCGGAAGCTCCTGGTGCGCCTGGGCGAGGAGTACCCCGCGCTCCCGCCCCTGTACGTCACCGAGAACGGCGCCGCCTACGACGACGTCGTCAGCGACGACGGCGCCGTCCACGACACGGAGCGCACCGAGTTCGTCCTCGGCCACATCGCGGCCGTGGGGGAGGCCATCGACCAGGGCGCGGACGTCCGCGGCTACTTCGTGTGGTCGCTGCTGGACAACTTCGAGTGGTCGTGGGGCTACGGCAAGCGCTTCGGCGTGGTCCGGGTGGACTACGGGACGTTCGAGCGCACGGTCAAGGACAGCGGTCGCGCCTACGCCGGGGTCATCGCCGCCGCCGCGGACCGCACGCCGGTGGCCCCGTCCACGGGCGCCTAG
- a CDS encoding HAD family hydrolase, whose product MSPDPEVPGTAPIRMIASDLDGTVLGHDFRFRPRTVDAIRAAQDSGIHVVFVTGRPMRWLDPLREQLGHEGVVICSNGAVVYDLSADLVVESSLFPARDAFAVMDEVAARHPGTLFAAETLEGVFTDHGWARTDRMEVGAPLVGALRDRLPEDQGLVKFLAKLDTAEPQEYFRALAELVAGRLSVTHSVAAAPLVEMGQKGLTKARTLEQYAAERGIRPHEVMAFGDMPNDLEMLTWAAHGYAMASGHPAVARAVGRTAPPFEEDGVAQVIEALLRGGRPGASWAGQSATTG is encoded by the coding sequence GTGAGCCCTGATCCGGAGGTCCCCGGGACGGCGCCGATCCGGATGATCGCCAGCGACCTCGACGGCACCGTCCTGGGGCACGACTTCCGCTTCCGCCCGCGCACCGTCGACGCGATCCGCGCCGCCCAGGACAGCGGCATCCACGTGGTGTTCGTGACGGGCCGGCCCATGCGCTGGCTCGACCCGCTGCGCGAGCAGCTCGGCCACGAGGGCGTGGTCATCTGCTCGAACGGGGCGGTGGTCTACGACCTCAGCGCCGACCTGGTCGTGGAGTCGAGCCTGTTCCCGGCCCGGGACGCCTTCGCGGTCATGGACGAGGTCGCGGCCCGGCACCCCGGCACGCTGTTCGCGGCGGAGACCCTCGAGGGGGTCTTCACGGACCACGGGTGGGCCAGGACCGACCGGATGGAGGTCGGCGCCCCCCTGGTCGGGGCGCTGCGGGACCGGCTGCCGGAGGACCAGGGGCTGGTGAAGTTCCTGGCCAAGCTGGACACCGCCGAGCCGCAGGAGTACTTCCGGGCGCTCGCCGAGCTCGTGGCCGGCAGGCTGTCCGTGACGCACTCCGTGGCGGCGGCCCCGCTCGTGGAGATGGGGCAGAAGGGGCTCACCAAGGCGCGCACCCTCGAGCAGTACGCGGCCGAGCGCGGCATCCGCCCGCACGAGGTGATGGCCTTCGGCGACATGCCCAACGACCTCGAGATGCTCACGTGGGCCGCCCACGGCTACGCCATGGCGAGCGGGCACCCCGCGGTCGCGCGGGCCGTGGGCCGCACGGCCCCGCCGTTCGAGGAAGACGGGGTGGCCCAGGTGATCGAGGCCCTGCTGCGCGGCGGCCGACCTGGCGCGTCATGGGCGGGACAATCCGCTACCACGGGGTAA
- a CDS encoding glycerophosphodiester phosphodiesterase family protein, with protein MTPPARRRDAPAALAHRGFCRDGAENTLDAFRAARDLGYEWIETDVNTTADGVVLSFHDETLDRVTGGSGKVSALTWAQIRAERVAGVGRIPRFADLLTELPELKFNVDVKDEASVAALPALLHELGAVDRVRVTSFSESRRRRTLRRIRELDGRTVPTSSGKEGMRLLLVCSWLGGPTWRLARRAAARWIEPFDTVQIPRRYRVRGGAEVQLVTPRFLDFAHRHGIDVHVWTVNETAEMAELLELGVDGIVTDRADLLASLLAQRGQWPPSGV; from the coding sequence GTGACCCCTCCAGCGCGCCGGCGCGACGCCCCCGCAGCCCTGGCCCACCGCGGTTTCTGCCGGGACGGTGCCGAGAACACCCTCGACGCCTTCCGGGCGGCCCGGGACCTCGGCTACGAGTGGATCGAGACGGACGTCAACACGACGGCCGACGGGGTGGTCCTGTCCTTCCACGACGAGACCCTCGACCGCGTCACCGGCGGCAGCGGGAAGGTCTCCGCCCTGACCTGGGCGCAGATCAGGGCCGAGCGCGTCGCCGGCGTCGGGCGCATCCCCCGCTTCGCCGACCTGCTGACGGAGCTCCCCGAGCTGAAGTTCAACGTGGACGTCAAGGACGAGGCGTCCGTGGCGGCCCTGCCGGCGCTGCTCCACGAGCTCGGCGCCGTGGACCGGGTGCGGGTGACCTCCTTCTCCGAGAGCCGCCGGCGCCGCACGCTGCGGCGGATCCGCGAGCTGGACGGCCGGACCGTGCCCACGTCCTCCGGCAAGGAGGGGATGCGCCTGCTGCTCGTGTGCTCGTGGCTGGGCGGGCCCACCTGGCGTCTCGCGCGGCGGGCGGCCGCCCGGTGGATCGAGCCGTTCGACACCGTGCAGATCCCCCGCCGGTACCGGGTGCGGGGCGGGGCCGAGGTCCAGCTCGTGACCCCCCGCTTCCTGGACTTCGCCCACCGGCACGGCATCGACGTGCACGTGTGGACCGTCAACGAGACGGCCGAAATGGCGGAGCTGCTCGAGCTCGGGGTCGACGGGATCGTCACCGACCGGGCCGACCTGCTCGCCTCCCTCCTGGCGCAGCGTGGACAGTGGCCGCCCTCCGGCGTGTGA
- a CDS encoding CPBP family intramembrane glutamic endopeptidase: MTTRAAPWRQGSLDDDPSGPGPRLLPYHRLGHADPDHRWWKPLVELLLFGAFYGVLAIVFGIVWAVGLVAVRGEEALDEVFLGGTELDMMDPAIFFMLFFSLVLMIPALLAARAITGPRPLGLLLSVTGRLRWGLLGRCLLVALAVYAVGQAAALLVEYALLGSLTAPQPVEGFWWLIAMIVLVVPLQCAAEELVFRGYLLQTVGRWLRRPVFAILLPVPLFTFGHLYDAWGLLAVAVMAVVAGWLTWRTGGLEAAIALHVVNNVIATLFGALGLADPDAEESSWVALALSAGLQLLFAWLVVRGARRRGVEVTRTVHPPRPALLLAAGPGPGGEGRGPGAWVCPGPPACPGHWAGQAPGRAPQHLS; this comes from the coding sequence ATGACCACGCGCGCCGCCCCCTGGAGGCAGGGATCCCTCGACGACGACCCCTCGGGCCCCGGGCCCCGGCTCCTGCCGTACCACCGGCTCGGCCACGCCGACCCCGACCACCGGTGGTGGAAGCCGCTCGTGGAGCTGCTGCTCTTCGGCGCCTTCTACGGGGTGCTGGCCATCGTGTTCGGCATCGTGTGGGCCGTGGGGCTCGTGGCCGTGCGCGGCGAGGAGGCCCTGGACGAGGTCTTCCTCGGGGGCACGGAGCTGGACATGATGGACCCGGCGATCTTCTTCATGCTGTTCTTCTCCCTGGTCCTCATGATCCCGGCGCTCCTCGCGGCCCGGGCCATCACGGGCCCCCGCCCCCTCGGGCTGCTGCTGTCCGTGACGGGACGGCTGCGCTGGGGCCTCCTCGGCCGGTGCCTCCTCGTGGCCCTTGCCGTCTACGCGGTGGGCCAGGCGGCCGCCCTCCTCGTGGAGTACGCGCTGCTCGGCTCGCTGACCGCCCCGCAGCCGGTGGAGGGCTTCTGGTGGCTGATCGCCATGATCGTGCTGGTGGTCCCGCTGCAGTGCGCGGCGGAGGAGCTCGTCTTCCGGGGCTACCTGCTGCAGACCGTGGGACGGTGGCTGCGCCGGCCCGTGTTCGCGATCCTGCTGCCGGTGCCCCTGTTCACGTTCGGGCACCTGTACGACGCCTGGGGGCTGCTGGCGGTCGCGGTCATGGCGGTCGTCGCCGGCTGGCTGACCTGGCGCACCGGCGGGCTCGAGGCGGCGATCGCCCTGCACGTGGTCAACAACGTCATCGCCACGCTCTTCGGCGCGCTCGGCCTGGCCGACCCGGACGCCGAGGAGTCGTCCTGGGTGGCCCTCGCCCTCTCGGCGGGCCTGCAGCTGCTCTTCGCGTGGCTCGTGGTCCGCGGCGCGCGCCGGCGCGGCGTGGAGGTGACCCGGACCGTGCACCCGCCGCGGCCGGCCCTCCTCCTCGCGGCCGGCCCCGGACCCGGTGGGGAGGGCCGTGGGCCCGGAGCCTGGGTGTGCCCCGGCCCGCCCGCCTGTCCCGGTCACTGGGCGGGACAGGCGCCCGGACGCGCGCCCCAGCACCTTTCGTAG
- a CDS encoding Gfo/Idh/MocA family protein, whose product MPPPALPAPVTGDDPATATGRPVHWGVVATGSIAGRVVEDLALLDDAVLSAVSSRSRSSAEAFAERFGAARSHHDHDGTTGWERLVADPAVEVVYVATPHAQHHAVARAALEAGKHVLCEKPLTMNAREAGELRELARARGLFLMEAVWTRFLPSFGRALDIVRSGEIGRVRWLQADLGAPVPYDPGSRLWDPAAGGGALLDLAVYPLTWALAALGAPAGLTAHGVLHEDGVDLHNGLTLTWADGAHAHLTTSIETDCPGTVTISGTDGWLRTGAPLYHPGELVVRSGGAAPRTERFRAAGHGFAHELREVTRCLQAGLTESPRMPLADTVLVLELLDDARRQMGLRYRSDLP is encoded by the coding sequence ATGCCCCCTCCAGCCCTCCCCGCCCCGGTGACGGGCGACGACCCCGCGACGGCGACCGGCCGTCCCGTGCACTGGGGCGTCGTCGCCACCGGGTCGATCGCCGGCCGCGTGGTCGAGGACCTGGCGCTGCTCGACGACGCCGTGCTCTCGGCCGTCAGCTCCCGCTCCCGGTCCTCCGCCGAGGCGTTCGCCGAGCGCTTCGGCGCGGCCCGGAGCCACCACGACCACGATGGCACCACCGGCTGGGAGCGCCTCGTCGCGGACCCCGCCGTGGAGGTCGTCTACGTCGCCACGCCCCACGCCCAGCACCACGCCGTGGCCCGCGCGGCCCTCGAGGCCGGCAAGCACGTGCTCTGCGAGAAGCCGCTGACCATGAACGCCCGGGAGGCGGGGGAGCTGCGGGAGCTCGCCCGGGCGCGCGGGCTGTTCCTCATGGAGGCGGTGTGGACGCGCTTCCTGCCGAGCTTCGGGCGCGCCCTCGACATCGTCCGTTCCGGCGAGATCGGCCGGGTCCGCTGGCTCCAGGCGGACCTCGGCGCCCCGGTGCCGTACGACCCCGGGTCCCGGCTCTGGGATCCCGCGGCGGGCGGAGGGGCCCTGCTGGACCTCGCCGTGTACCCGCTCACCTGGGCGCTCGCGGCGCTCGGCGCACCGGCCGGCCTCACGGCCCACGGCGTCCTCCACGAGGACGGCGTGGACCTGCACAACGGCCTGACCCTCACCTGGGCGGACGGCGCGCACGCCCACCTCACCACGTCCATCGAGACGGACTGCCCGGGCACGGTGACCATCAGCGGGACGGACGGCTGGCTGCGCACCGGGGCGCCCCTCTACCACCCCGGTGAGCTCGTGGTCCGGTCCGGGGGAGCCGCGCCGCGGACCGAGCGCTTCCGGGCCGCCGGGCACGGCTTCGCCCACGAGCTGCGGGAGGTGACCCGGTGCCTCCAGGCCGGCCTGACCGAGAGCCCGCGCATGCCGCTCGCGGACACCGTGCTGGTGCTGGAGCTGCTCGACGACGCGCGCCGGCAGATGGGCCTGCGCTACCGCAGCGACCTGCCCTGA
- a CDS encoding YbhB/YbcL family Raf kinase inhibitor-like protein → MPERDPYADLPDLPSFTLTSEDISDGGPLAPAQLSGIMGAGGQDVSPQLSWSGAPEGTKSYVVTVFDPDAPTPSGFWHWCLSNIPADVTSLARGAASDPPAGAVKHRNDGGTDEYVGAAPPPGHGPHRYIVCVTAVGEEQIEVDESASPAVVNFQLFSSGIARACLTGTHEA, encoded by the coding sequence GTGCCCGAGCGCGATCCGTACGCCGACCTGCCCGACCTGCCGAGCTTCACCCTCACCTCCGAGGACATCTCCGACGGCGGCCCGCTCGCCCCGGCCCAGCTCTCGGGCATCATGGGCGCCGGTGGCCAGGACGTGTCCCCGCAGCTGAGCTGGTCCGGGGCCCCGGAGGGCACGAAGAGCTACGTGGTCACGGTCTTCGACCCGGACGCCCCGACTCCCAGCGGCTTCTGGCACTGGTGCCTGTCCAACATCCCCGCCGACGTCACCTCCCTCGCGCGCGGCGCGGCGTCCGACCCTCCGGCCGGGGCGGTCAAGCACCGCAACGACGGTGGCACCGACGAGTACGTGGGCGCCGCCCCGCCCCCCGGCCACGGGCCGCACCGCTACATCGTGTGCGTGACCGCCGTGGGCGAGGAGCAGATCGAGGTCGACGAGAGCGCCAGCCCCGCCGTCGTCAACTTCCAGCTCTTCAGCTCCGGGATCGCCCGCGCCTGCCTCACCGGGACGCACGAGGCCTAG
- a CDS encoding M18 family aminopeptidase, with the protein MEPRTAVDPRSAVEDLGRYVMESPSSFHAAHAAAARLEEAGFVRLDETEDWARTGVRGRRYVLRDGAVIAWATPAEVPPAAGFRILGAHTDSPGFKLKPRPTTTAHTWHQAGVETYGGALLNSWLDRELRLAGRLVVRGTDGAPVEHLTATGPVARIPQLAIHLDREANKGLQLDRQQHVQPIWGVGQPEDADVLALLAEHADGGPVDPARIVGYDVVLADAQPPAVFGQGGTLFASGRLDNLSSVHAGLSALAREAEAVEQGRHIAVLAAFDHEEIGSRTRSGAAGPFLEDVLVRIGEGLGRSAAEHRRSLAGSVCLSADAGHLVHPNYQGHHDPVNQPVPGAGPLLKINADQHYATDAVGAGIWAEACARAGVGYQEFVSNNRVPCGSTIGPITAARLGVRTIDVGIGLLSMHSARELCHVDDVAALGAVAGAFYTA; encoded by the coding sequence ATGGAACCCCGCACCGCAGTCGACCCCCGGTCCGCCGTCGAGGACCTCGGCCGCTACGTGATGGAGTCGCCGAGCTCCTTCCACGCCGCGCACGCCGCCGCCGCCCGGCTGGAGGAGGCGGGCTTCGTCCGCCTCGACGAGACGGAGGACTGGGCCCGGACCGGCGTCCGCGGGCGGCGCTACGTGCTCCGCGACGGGGCTGTCATCGCGTGGGCCACCCCGGCGGAGGTCCCCCCCGCGGCGGGGTTCCGGATCCTCGGTGCGCACACCGACTCGCCGGGCTTCAAGCTCAAGCCGAGGCCCACCACCACGGCCCACACCTGGCACCAGGCCGGGGTCGAGACCTACGGCGGGGCGCTGCTGAACTCGTGGCTGGACCGCGAGCTGCGCCTGGCGGGCCGGCTCGTGGTCCGCGGGACGGACGGCGCCCCGGTGGAGCACCTGACCGCCACCGGCCCCGTGGCCCGCATCCCGCAGCTCGCCATCCACCTGGACCGCGAGGCCAACAAGGGCCTGCAGCTCGACCGCCAGCAGCACGTGCAGCCGATCTGGGGAGTGGGGCAGCCGGAGGACGCGGACGTCCTCGCGCTGCTGGCCGAGCACGCGGACGGCGGGCCCGTGGACCCGGCCCGCATCGTCGGCTACGACGTGGTGCTGGCGGACGCCCAGCCCCCCGCCGTGTTCGGGCAGGGCGGTACGCTGTTCGCCTCCGGGCGGCTGGACAACCTGTCCTCCGTGCACGCCGGGCTGAGCGCGCTCGCCCGCGAGGCCGAGGCGGTCGAGCAGGGCCGGCACATCGCGGTGCTCGCCGCGTTCGACCACGAGGAGATCGGCTCCCGCACCCGCTCCGGCGCCGCGGGACCGTTCCTCGAGGACGTGCTGGTGCGCATCGGTGAGGGCCTGGGCCGCTCCGCCGCCGAGCACCGGCGCTCCCTGGCCGGGTCCGTGTGCCTGTCCGCCGACGCCGGGCACCTGGTGCACCCCAACTACCAGGGCCACCACGACCCCGTGAACCAGCCGGTGCCGGGGGCGGGGCCGCTGCTGAAGATCAATGCGGACCAGCACTACGCCACGGACGCCGTGGGCGCCGGGATCTGGGCCGAGGCCTGCGCGCGCGCCGGTGTGGGCTACCAGGAGTTCGTCTCCAACAACCGGGTGCCGTGCGGGTCCACCATCGGGCCCATCACCGCGGCCCGGCTGGGGGTGCGCACGATCGACGTCGGCATCGGCCTGCTGTCGATGCACTCGGCCCGGGAGCTGTGCCACGTGGACGACGTCGCCGCCCTCGGGGCGGTCGCGGGGGCCTTCTACACCGCCTGA
- a CDS encoding carbohydrate kinase family protein has product MLTVIGEALVDVVSKRGQEPRAHAGGSPMNVAVGLARLGHEVQFLGRYGEDEYGTQVEAHLRDNGVLLPFDADTRPTSVAEAVIGEDGAATYDFQLDWSLDLSDEQLAELLRDTSLLHVGSIGAMLEPGASKVLHAVEQAHRSALISYDPNCRPSIIPDSSDARARAEQLVALADVVKASDEDLLWLYPHRSVEESAGAWLKAGAELVVVTRGPLGPWARTRATGPRGVEVPAARTTVVDTVGAGDSFMAALLGWLTDHGYTGAPARERIDNLDEQQVGELLRYAAAAAGVTVSRAGADLPRKDELPAP; this is encoded by the coding sequence ATGCTGACGGTCATCGGTGAGGCGCTCGTGGACGTGGTCTCGAAGCGCGGCCAGGAGCCCCGCGCGCACGCCGGGGGAAGCCCCATGAACGTGGCCGTGGGCCTGGCCCGGCTCGGCCACGAGGTCCAGTTCCTCGGCCGCTACGGCGAGGACGAGTACGGCACGCAGGTCGAGGCGCACCTGCGGGACAACGGCGTGCTCCTGCCCTTCGACGCCGACACGCGGCCCACCTCCGTGGCCGAGGCCGTCATCGGGGAGGACGGCGCCGCGACCTACGACTTCCAGCTCGACTGGTCCCTGGACCTCTCGGACGAGCAGCTGGCCGAGCTGCTCCGGGACACCTCCCTGCTGCACGTCGGGTCGATCGGGGCGATGCTCGAGCCCGGCGCCTCGAAGGTCCTGCACGCCGTGGAGCAGGCCCACCGCTCGGCCCTGATCTCCTACGACCCCAACTGCCGGCCGTCCATCATCCCGGACTCCTCGGACGCCCGGGCCCGGGCCGAGCAGCTCGTGGCCCTCGCCGACGTCGTGAAGGCCTCGGACGAGGACCTCCTGTGGCTGTACCCCCACCGCAGCGTCGAGGAGAGCGCGGGCGCCTGGCTCAAGGCCGGCGCGGAGCTCGTCGTCGTCACCCGCGGGCCCCTGGGGCCCTGGGCCCGCACCCGCGCCACCGGGCCGCGCGGGGTGGAGGTGCCCGCCGCCCGCACCACGGTCGTGGACACCGTGGGGGCCGGGGACTCCTTCATGGCCGCGCTGCTCGGCTGGCTCACCGACCACGGCTACACGGGCGCGCCGGCCCGCGAGCGGATCGACAACCTGGACGAGCAGCAGGTCGGCGAGCTGCTGCGCTACGCCGCCGCGGCGGCCGGCGTCACGGTCTCCCGCGCCGGCGCGGACCTGCCCCGCAAGGACGAGCTGCCCGCGCCCTGA